Genomic window (Gammaproteobacteria bacterium):
GGCGGTTACGACCTGTCGCCGGACTATCCCGAGCTTGGCCATGCCCTGCTGGTCTGCGCCACCGAGACGCGCAGCGCAGCGGATATCGACGCTTACGCCCAGGCCCTGGCCGGCCTGCTGGCGCGGCCCGCCGCCCAAGGATCCGCCTGATGTCAGCCGAACCCGTCATCTTCGAGCACTCGCGGCCCGGCCGGCGCGCGCCCTCGCATGCACCGCCCGACATGGCGGATGTCGGTGACCTGCCGGCCGCCGCGCTGCGCAGCACGCCGCCGCTGTTGCCGGAGGTCTCCGAGCTGCAGGTGGTGCGTCACTTCACGCGGCTGTCGCAACTGAATTTCTCCATCGACACGCATTTCTACCCGCTCGGCTCCTGCACCATGAAGTACAACCCGCGGGCCTCGAACCGGCTGGCCATGCTGCCGGGCTTCCTCGGGCGCCACCCGCTGGCGCCGGAGGAGCACGGCCAGGGGGTCCTGGCCTGCCTGTACGAGTTGCAGGAGATGCTGAAGAGCGTCACCGGCATGTGCGGCGTGTCGCTGACGCCGATGGCCGGCGCCCAGGGCGAGTATGCCGGCGTGGCCATGATCCGCGCCTACCACCAGGCGCGGGGCGACACCGCGCGGCGCGTCATCATCGTGCCCGATGCCGCCCATGGGACCAATCCGGCCACCGCCACCATGTGCGGCTACGAGGTGCGCGAGATCCCCACCGACACGCAGGGCGACGTCGACCTCGAGGCATTGCGCTCGGCGGTCGGGCCCGACACCGCCGGCATCATGCTCACCAACCCCTCGACGCTCGGCGTGTTCGAGCGGCGCATCGAGGAGCTGGCGGCGATCGTGCATGGCGCCGGTGGCCTGCTCTACTACGACGGTGCCAACCTCAACGCCATCCTCGGCCGGGCGCTGCCGGCCACCATGGGTTTCGACGTGGTGCACATCAACCTGCACAAGACCTTCTCCACGCCCCACGGCGGTGGCGGGCCGGGCGCCGGCATCGTCGCCGTGAACGCGAAGCTGGAGCCGTACCTGCCGGCCCCCATCGTCGGCCGGCAGGACGGGCGTTTCATCTGGCTGACGGAGCGCGAGCGGCCTGCCTCCATCGGCCGCCTCTCGGCCTTCATGGGCAACGCCGGCATCCTGCTGCGCGCCTATGTCTACATGCGCATGCTGGGCGCCGAGGGCATGCGCCGGGTGTCCGGCCATGCCACGCTCAACGCCAACTACCTGATGGTGCGGCTGCGCGCCGCGGGCTTCGACGTCGCCTACCCGGAGCGGCGCGCCAGCCACGAATTCATCATCTCGCTGAAGGCCATTGCACGCGATACCGGCGTCACCGCCATGGATTTCGCCAAGGCGCTGCTCGACCGCGGCTTCCATGCCCCGACCACCTACTTCCCGCTGCTGGTGCCCGAGTGCCTGCTGATCGAACCCACCGAGACCGAGTGCCGCGAGGAGCTCGACGGCTTCGTCGCCGCCATGCTGGAGATCCGCGACCTGGCACGACGCGATGCGGCCGAGGTCAAGGCTGCGCCGCGCCGCACGCCGGTGCGCCGTCTGGACGACGTGCGCGCCGCCAGGGATCTCGACCTCACCTGGCAGAGCAAGCCGCGCCCGCCGGCCGGCGCCTGATCCACTCCGGAGGAAACACCGTGTCGGTACTGATCTGCGGCTCGATCGCCTACGACAACATCATGGTCTTCCGTGGCCGCTTCCGGGACCACATCCTGCCCGACCAGATCCACATCCTGAACGTCGCCTTCCTGGTGCCGGACATGCGTCAGGAACTCGGTGGCTGCGCCGGCAACATCGCCTACAACCTCAAGCTGATCGGCGGCGAGCCGCTGATCATGGCCACCGTCGGCCGCGATTTCGACCGCTACCGCGCGCGCCTCGCCGCCAACGGGCTCGATCCGCGCTACATCACCGAGATCCCCGAGGCGCTCACCGCGCAGGCCTATATCACCACCGATCTCGACGACAACCAGATCACGGCCTTCCATCCTGGTGCCATGGAGCATGCCCACGTCAACCGCGTGCCGGTGGCTGCCGGCATCGACATCGGCGTGGTGTCGCCGGACGGACGCCAGGGCATGATCGAGCACGCCGCGCAGTTTGCCGCCGCCGGCATCCCCTACCTGTTCGATCCCGGCCAGGGACTGCCGATGTTCGACGGCGAGGACCTGCGCCGCTTCATCAGCCAGGCTGCCTGGGTGACCGTCAACGACTACGAGGGGCGCCTGCTCACCGAGCGCAGCGGCTGGAGCGAAGCGGAAATTGCCGGCCAGGTACGCGCGCTGGTCGTTACCCGCGGTGGTCAGGGCTCGACCATCTTCACTGGCGGCCGGCGCATCGACATCCCCCCGGTGTCGCCCGTGCGCATCGCCGATCCGACCGGCTGCGGCGATGCCTATCGCGCCGGGCTGCTGTACGGCATCGGGCGCAACCTCGCCTGGGAGGAGACCGGCCGCCTGGCCTCGCTGATCGGTTCGCTGAAGATCGCCGAGAAGGGCACGCAGAACCACCACTTCACGCCGGCTTCGCTGATGGCGGGCTACCGGGCGGCCTTCGGCCAGGCCATCGCGCTGTGATGGCCGCCGGCGACAGGGGCACCAGCGCGCGCGTCCTGCAGTGCCTGGCCTGGACCGTGCTGGCATGGCTGGCATTGCCGGCGGGCGCGGCAGCCGCCGGGGCCGAGAATGGGGAATCCGTCGCCTGGCGCCAGACGCTGGAGCGCATCGCCTCGGGCGTGGTGGCGATCAAGGTCGATGCGACCCGCGCCTTCGACACCAGCTGGAACGAGTCGGCGCAGGCCACCGGCTTCGTCGTCGATGCCCGCAACGGGCTGATCCTCACCAACCGGCACGTGGTCTCGGCCGGTCCGGTGCGTGCCGAGGCGCTGTTCGTCAACCAGGAAGAGGTGGAGTTGACGCCGGTGTACCGCGATCCGGTGCATGACTTCGGCTTCTTCCGCTACGACCCGGCGAAGCTGCGCTACATCAAGCCCGCGGAGATCCCGCTGGCGCCGGAGCGGGCACGGCTGGGCCGCGAGATCCGCGTGGTCGGCAACGATGCCGGCGAGCAGCTCTCCATCCTCTCCGGCACCATCGCCCGCCTGCGCCGGCCCGCTCCCGATTACGGGCGCGGCAACTACAATGATTTCAACACCTTCTACCTGCAGGCCGCTTCCGGCACCTCGGGCGGTTCCTCGGGCTCGCCGGTCATCGATATCGACGGCCGTGCCGTGGCGCTCAATGCGGGCGGCAGCAGCGCCGCCGCCACCAGCTTCTTCCTGCCCCTGGACCGCGTCACCCGCGCGCTGGAGCTGTTGCGCGCCGGCCGGCCGGTCACCCGCGGCTACCTCGCGGCGGTCTTCACCCAGCAGCCCTACGACGAACTGCGCCGGCTCGGGCTGCGCGAGGCGACCGAGGCCCGTTTCCGCCAGCGCTTCCCCAGCCAGACCGGCATGCTGGTGGTCGGCCAGGTGATTCCCGGCGGCAGCGCGGACGGCAAGCTGCAGGTGGGCGACGTGCTGGTGGCGGTGCAGGGCCGGGATGTCGCGGAGTTCGTGCCGCTGGAGGCCATCCTCGACGATGCGGTGGGCCGGCCGGTGGCTGTCACCGTGGAGCGCAGCGGCATACCGCTGGACCTGTCGATCGACGTGCAGGACCTCGATGCCGTATCGCCGGCGGAATACCTGGAGTTCGGCGAAGCGGTGGTCCACCCGCTGTCGCTGCAGCTGGCGCGGCACTACAACCGCCCGGTCTCCGGAATTTACGTCGCCAATCCGGGCTACGTGTTCGGCACCGCGGCCATACCCCGGGCAGCGGTCATCGTCAGCGTGGACGACCGGCCGGTGAACGACCTCGATGAGCTGGAAGCGGTGCTCGCCACGCTGGCGGACCGCCAGCGCGCCGCGGTCCGCTACTATGCCCTCGAGGATCCGACCACCAGCAAGCTGCGCGTGATCCGCATGGACCGGCGCTGGTTTCCCGCGCAGCGCTGCCATCGCGACGACCAGAGCGGCCTGTGGCCCTGCCGCGCACTGGCGGCCGGGCCGGCCGCGAAGCCGCCGGAACCGCGCTCGACGCGCTTCGCCGCGCAGCGTGACCAGCGCCTCGATCGCATGGCCGCCTCGCTGGTCATGGTGAAGTTCGACATGCCCTACACCATCTCGGGCGTGGCCGAGCGCCACTACTACGGCACCGGCCTGGTGGTGGACGCCGCGCGCGGCTTCGTGGTGGTGGACCGCAATACCGTTCCGGAGGCCATGGGTGACGTGCAGATCACCTTCGGCGGCAACCTCGAGGTGCCCGGGCGTGTGGCCTATGTCCACCCGACGCACAACCTCGCCCTGGTGGCTTACGACCCGGCGTTGATCGGCGACACGCCGGTGCGCGCGGCCAGCCTGGCGAAGAGCGCACCCGTGGCTGGTGACGCCATCCAGGTGGTGGGCCTGCGCCCGGACTTCTCGCTGGTGTTCCGCAACACCGAGGTGGCCTCGGTGAATCCCGTGCAGTATCCGCTGTCGCGCACCATGCGCTTCCGCGAGAGCAACCTCGAAACCCTCGACTTGGTCAATGGCCCGGGGGATTTCGATGGCGTCATCCTCGACCGGCGCGGCGATGTCGCCGCGCTGTGGTCGAGCTTCTCCTTCCAGGGCAGCGGCGAGGCGGCGCAGGAGAATCGCGGTATCCCGGTGGACCTGGTGCGCGAGATCGTCGACCTGGCCCGCGAGCAGCGGGAGCTGCGCTCGCTGGAAGTGGAGTGGGCCCAGGTGCCGCTGGCCAATGCCCGTGACCTCGGCCTGACGGAGGAATGGGTGCGGCGCCTGCAGGAGCACGACCCGTTGCGGCCGCAGGTGCTGAGCGTGCTGCGCACCGTGGCGGGCACGCCCGCCGCGCAACTGCTGCAGCCGGGCGACCTGCTGCTCGCCATCGACGACGAGCCGGTGACGCGCTTTCGCGAGGCCGAACGCGCCGCCCAGAAGGAACAGGTGCAGCTGCTGCTGTTGCGCGATGGCCGTGTGCAGGCCCTG
Coding sequences:
- a CDS encoding trypsin-like peptidase domain-containing protein, giving the protein MAAGDRGTSARVLQCLAWTVLAWLALPAGAAAAGAENGESVAWRQTLERIASGVVAIKVDATRAFDTSWNESAQATGFVVDARNGLILTNRHVVSAGPVRAEALFVNQEEVELTPVYRDPVHDFGFFRYDPAKLRYIKPAEIPLAPERARLGREIRVVGNDAGEQLSILSGTIARLRRPAPDYGRGNYNDFNTFYLQAASGTSGGSSGSPVIDIDGRAVALNAGGSSAAATSFFLPLDRVTRALELLRAGRPVTRGYLAAVFTQQPYDELRRLGLREATEARFRQRFPSQTGMLVVGQVIPGGSADGKLQVGDVLVAVQGRDVAEFVPLEAILDDAVGRPVAVTVERSGIPLDLSIDVQDLDAVSPAEYLEFGEAVVHPLSLQLARHYNRPVSGIYVANPGYVFGTAAIPRAAVIVSVDDRPVNDLDELEAVLATLADRQRAAVRYYALEDPTTSKLRVIRMDRRWFPAQRCHRDDQSGLWPCRALAAGPAAKPPEPRSTRFAAQRDQRLDRMAASLVMVKFDMPYTISGVAERHYYGTGLVVDAARGFVVVDRNTVPEAMGDVQITFGGNLEVPGRVAYVHPTHNLALVAYDPALIGDTPVRAASLAKSAPVAGDAIQVVGLRPDFSLVFRNTEVASVNPVQYPLSRTMRFRESNLETLDLVNGPGDFDGVILDRRGDVAALWSSFSFQGSGEAAQENRGIPVDLVREIVDLAREQRELRSLEVEWAQVPLANARDLGLTEEWVRRLQEHDPLRPQVLSVLRTVAGTPAAQLLQPGDLLLAIDDEPVTRFREAERAAQKEQVQLLLLRDGRVQALPLATVALGGSGVRRAMMWAGALLQAPYRDMAAQRAVEPYGVYVAFFAYGSPASRFELLAGRRITAVDGRPVPDTDAFIAAVRGRPDRAPVRLTTVSWNGFTDVLTLKLDQIYWPAYEIAWQAPDCGAGSNAASPCARSADWLARPLQ
- a CDS encoding carbohydrate kinase family protein, with product MSVLICGSIAYDNIMVFRGRFRDHILPDQIHILNVAFLVPDMRQELGGCAGNIAYNLKLIGGEPLIMATVGRDFDRYRARLAANGLDPRYITEIPEALTAQAYITTDLDDNQITAFHPGAMEHAHVNRVPVAAGIDIGVVSPDGRQGMIEHAAQFAAAGIPYLFDPGQGLPMFDGEDLRRFISQAAWVTVNDYEGRLLTERSGWSEAEIAGQVRALVVTRGGQGSTIFTGGRRIDIPPVSPVRIADPTGCGDAYRAGLLYGIGRNLAWEETGRLASLIGSLKIAEKGTQNHHFTPASLMAGYRAAFGQAIAL
- the gcvPB gene encoding aminomethyl-transferring glycine dehydrogenase subunit GcvPB, which codes for MSAEPVIFEHSRPGRRAPSHAPPDMADVGDLPAAALRSTPPLLPEVSELQVVRHFTRLSQLNFSIDTHFYPLGSCTMKYNPRASNRLAMLPGFLGRHPLAPEEHGQGVLACLYELQEMLKSVTGMCGVSLTPMAGAQGEYAGVAMIRAYHQARGDTARRVIIVPDAAHGTNPATATMCGYEVREIPTDTQGDVDLEALRSAVGPDTAGIMLTNPSTLGVFERRIEELAAIVHGAGGLLYYDGANLNAILGRALPATMGFDVVHINLHKTFSTPHGGGGPGAGIVAVNAKLEPYLPAPIVGRQDGRFIWLTERERPASIGRLSAFMGNAGILLRAYVYMRMLGAEGMRRVSGHATLNANYLMVRLRAAGFDVAYPERRASHEFIISLKAIARDTGVTAMDFAKALLDRGFHAPTTYFPLLVPECLLIEPTETECREELDGFVAAMLEIRDLARRDAAEVKAAPRRTPVRRLDDVRAARDLDLTWQSKPRPPAGA